GACGTCGATGGGCATAACCGGCGACGCGAGGGACCAGCTGGAGGTGGTCGGCGACGGCATCGACCCGGTGTGCCTCGTCAGCTGCCTCCGCAAGAAGCTCGGTCACGCCCAAATCATCAAGGTGGAAGAAGTGAAGAaaccggaggagaaggaggaggaaccGAAGCCGGCCGTGCCGGTGAACCCGCCGCAGTACTACTACTCCCCGGCGCCGGCCggctactaccaccaccaccaataCCCGCCGCACATGGTCGTCTGCGAGGAACAGCCTAGCAACTGCCGGACCATGTAACTGCCAGAGAACGATTTTGATTTTTGACATACTTTAGTTTTGTCAGCAACTATAGTTGCATACATGTACTTATAAATTAATTGGAGGAAGAAATAAATATATATTGGTGGTCGCCGAATCGTTATGCTAGGGTTAGGCGATTCT
Above is a window of Triticum aestivum cultivar Chinese Spring unplaced genomic scaffold, IWGSC CS RefSeq v2.1 scaffold54032, whole genome shotgun sequence DNA encoding:
- the LOC123176947 gene encoding heavy metal-associated isoprenylated plant protein 47-like — encoded protein: MKQKIVIQLSMSCDKSRSKALTLASRAAGVTSMGITGDARDQLEVVGDGIDPVCLVSCLRKKLGHAQIIKVEEVKKPEEKEEEPKPAVPVNPPQYYYSPAPAGYYHHHQYPPHMVVCEEQPSNCRTM